GCTTTTCCTTCTTCGATCAGGGCGGCGGCGTCTTCCGTCGTGGTATCGAACGACTCTCCGGGCTGAATCAGCTTGCCGCCGCGGTACACGGGTTGAATAGCGTTGAGTTTCATGGATTGCTCCTTCAAGAGATGGCGTCACCGTTAGCGCACGTTGATCCAGCGATGCGGCTCCCAGAGGTACTGGGTCGCCATCGGAAGTTCTGAGGTTATGGTGCCGATCACTACCGACTCACGGTTGGAGTACCAATGCGCGATGAGCAGCAATGCCCCGCGACGAATGGAACCAGTCATGTGAATGGCGTTGCCGACCGGGTCCGGCAACTGCGCGTCGGCAGCCACCAGAGTCCGATTGGTGCGGGCATTGAAGGCGTCGACAGCATCGGTGATCAGGTCTTGGATGTAGGCGTCATCCTCGGAGTGACGCACCCGCAGATGCGCCTTGACCACCGCCAGGTCAATCATTTCTCGGAACCAGGGCCTGCAGCGCCTTCTTGTTTGCGCCAGCATCAAAGGCGATGCCCTTGGCAGTGAGCCACTCCTTCAGCGCCGGAACGCCCATCTTCAGCGGATTGGTTTCGGTGCCAGCACCATCGACCAGCCAGGCCACCTGCAGGTGCTCCACGGCCACCAACGCGCAGCGCTCGGACACCTCCTGTTCACCGGCCTCGACAATGACGACCTCATTGCCATCTGGAGAGAAGGGAAAAGCCTCCTCGACGTGAATCAAAGGCATAGCGAATTCCTCCAGGGGAGTGGCCGACCGAAGCCGGCCACCCCGTGTTAGGCAGCGGACAAGGTCAGGACCTTGATTGCCTGGGAGTCGACGAGCATGCCGCCGACGCGCTTGGTGGTGTAGAAGCCCACATAGGGCTTGTTGGTGTAGGGGTCGCGGAGCACGCGGGTACCGATGCGATCCACGATGGTGTAACCGCGCTTGAAGTCGCCGAACAACAGCGCGTTGGCGTCGGCGGCGATATCCGGCATGTCCTCGTTCTCGGTGATGCCGTAGCCGAGGAGACTGGAGGGTTGGCCAACCTCCAGGCCAGGACGCCACAGGTAGTTTCCTTCGGCGTCCTTCAGCTTGCGGGTGTAGGCCACGCTCAGGTTGTTCATCATCCACGTGGCATTCATGCGGTAACCAGCCTTGAGGGCATGTACCAGATCGATCAGCTTGTCGCCGTTGAAGGCGCCGGCGGTGCCGCTGATCAACTTCTGCAGGGTGCCGTAGGGGCGGGTCTTGTCGGTGGTGAGCGCCAACGGGTATGCCAGCACGCCTTTCGGCTTGTTGGTA
The Pseudomonas triclosanedens DNA segment above includes these coding regions:
- a CDS encoding head-tail connector protein, giving the protein MIDLAVVKAHLRVRHSEDDAYIQDLITDAVDAFNARTNRTLVAADAQLPDPVGNAIHMTGSIRRGALLLIAHWYSNRESVVIGTITSELPMATQYLWEPHRWINVR
- a CDS encoding DUF7210 family protein, with protein sequence MKLNAIQPVYRGGKLIQPGESFDTTTEDAAALIEEGKARDPNAKKPTAKAVRSQVLVEKSE